The Saprospiraceae bacterium genome includes a window with the following:
- a CDS encoding DUF4212 domain-containing protein — protein sequence MSNKNLKDYWKRNLLYLVVLLSIWFLCSYGAGIIWKDSLDTIKIGGFKLGFWFAQQGAMYIFCILIFVYVWLMNKLDKEYDVDEK from the coding sequence ATGTCAAATAAAAATCTTAAAGACTATTGGAAGCGCAACCTGCTGTATCTGGTCGTTTTGCTCAGCATTTGGTTTCTGTGCTCTTACGGAGCAGGTATTATCTGGAAGGATTCCCTGGATACTATCAAAATCGGAGGCTTCAAGCTCGGATTCTGGTTTGCTCAGCAGGGAGCTATGTACATTTTTTGTATCCTTATTTTTGTCTATGTATGGCTCATGAACAAGCTGGACAAAGAGTATGATGTGGATGAAAAGTGA
- a CDS encoding cation acetate symporter, with the protein MDVKMWTYLIVGITFALYIAIAIWSRAGSTKEFYVAGGGVSPLANGMATAADWMSAASFISMAGIISFAGYDGAVYLMGWTGGYVLLALLLAPYLRKFGKFTVPDFIGDRYYSNTARTVAVICALIVSFTYVAGQMRGVGLVFSRFLEISIEWGVVVGMIIVFFYAVLGGMKGITYTQVAQYCVLIFAYMVPAIFISLALTGNAIPQLGFGDTLNDGSGVYLLDKLDGLNQELGFAAYTDGTKSMIDVFAITFALMVGTAGLPHVIVRFFTVPKVKDARKSAGYALLFIAILYTTAPAVAAFARTNMINTVSNQEYATMPEWFKKWETTKLIKFDDKNGDGKIQYLSDKATNELTVDNDIMVLANPEIAGLPNWVIALVAAGGLAAALSTAAGLLLVISTSISHDLIKKQLNPNISEKNELLWARIAAALAVVIAGYFGINPPGFVAAVVALAFGLAAASFFPAIILGIFSKRMNMQGAVAGMIVGITLMIFYMLKFKFGIFDGGKDAVAGLTKSWWFGISPEGFGTVAMMANFAVAWAVSFMTPPPPAHVQQIVEDIRIPRGAGEAQVH; encoded by the coding sequence ATGGATGTTAAAATGTGGACCTACCTGATCGTAGGAATAACTTTCGCTTTATATATTGCTATTGCAATCTGGTCCCGAGCCGGCTCTACCAAAGAATTTTATGTAGCTGGTGGTGGCGTCTCTCCATTAGCAAACGGTATGGCAACTGCTGCGGACTGGATGTCGGCAGCGTCATTTATTTCGATGGCGGGTATCATTTCTTTTGCGGGGTATGACGGTGCTGTTTATCTCATGGGATGGACTGGTGGCTATGTACTTTTGGCCTTACTGCTCGCCCCATATCTCAGAAAATTTGGAAAATTTACAGTGCCTGATTTTATCGGAGATCGATATTATTCCAATACTGCACGTACCGTAGCTGTTATTTGTGCTTTGATCGTTTCTTTCACTTACGTAGCAGGTCAGATGCGTGGTGTAGGTTTGGTGTTTTCCAGGTTTTTGGAGATTAGCATCGAATGGGGTGTAGTGGTAGGTATGATCATTGTGTTCTTTTATGCCGTATTGGGTGGGATGAAAGGTATCACATACACGCAGGTAGCACAGTATTGTGTATTAATATTTGCTTATATGGTACCTGCTATTTTTATATCATTGGCTTTAACGGGCAATGCTATTCCACAGTTGGGTTTTGGTGATACATTAAACGATGGTTCTGGTGTGTATCTGTTGGACAAACTCGATGGACTCAATCAGGAATTGGGTTTTGCAGCATATACCGATGGCACCAAGAGTATGATAGATGTCTTTGCTATTACATTTGCCTTAATGGTAGGTACAGCAGGTCTTCCACATGTAATAGTGAGATTTTTTACGGTACCGAAAGTAAAAGATGCAAGAAAATCTGCCGGATACGCATTATTATTTATTGCTATACTTTATACCACAGCACCTGCAGTTGCTGCTTTCGCACGTACAAATATGATCAACACGGTAAGTAACCAGGAATATGCAACCATGCCTGAATGGTTTAAGAAATGGGAAACAACCAAATTGATAAAATTTGATGATAAAAATGGTGATGGGAAAATTCAATATCTTAGTGACAAAGCTACCAATGAATTGACCGTGGATAATGACATCATGGTTTTGGCAAATCCTGAGATTGCCGGACTGCCAAACTGGGTCATCGCCCTGGTAGCAGCGGGCGGATTGGCAGCCGCACTATCTACAGCCGCAGGATTATTGTTGGTCATTTCGACATCTATCTCTCATGATTTGATTAAAAAACAACTGAACCCAAATATTTCGGAAAAAAATGAATTATTATGGGCTCGTATTGCTGCAGCATTAGCAGTGGTTATCGCCGGATATTTTGGTATTAATCCTCCCGGCTTTGTGGCAGCGGTGGTCGCATTGGCGTTTGGCCTGGCAGCGGCTTCTTTTTTCCCGGCCATCATACTCGGGATATTTTCAAAACGGATGAATATGCAAGGTGCCGTAGCAGGTATGATCGTGGGTATCACCTTGATGATATTCTACATGTTGAAATTTAAGTTTGGTATTTTTGACGGCGGCAAAGATGCCGTCGCGGGCTTGACCAAAAGCTGGTGGTTTGGTATCTCTCCTGAAGGTTTCGGTACTGTCGCTATGATGGCTAATTTTGCGGTAGCCTGGGCCGTTAGCTTTATGACACCGCCACCACCTGCTCACGTACAGCAAATAGTAGAAGACATCCGGATACCGAGAGGTGCAGGTGAAGCACAGGTACATTAA
- a CDS encoding T9SS type A sorting domain-containing protein — protein sequence MKDIDEVPFTYHSGRPKKVWKAELLILAGGVEALSASEWEEVQSIAEYCYKIKGQAVFEAQALMRLIGVEIYSDPECQVVTPRNKSLKSGNGISVFPNPASDILNFIWSSKVEVIKIRLLNNDGKEMLLHFPSQNGDGAALNIEKFQPGLYLYHLEMKSGDTLKGKVVIIK from the coding sequence ATGAAAGATATAGATGAAGTCCCCTTTACATATCATTCTGGAAGACCGAAAAAAGTGTGGAAAGCGGAGTTGCTCATACTGGCAGGTGGTGTTGAAGCATTGAGTGCATCAGAGTGGGAAGAAGTACAGAGTATTGCGGAATATTGTTACAAAATAAAAGGACAAGCAGTTTTTGAAGCACAGGCACTGATGAGACTGATAGGAGTGGAGATTTATTCAGATCCTGAGTGTCAGGTAGTGACTCCACGTAATAAATCACTAAAGTCAGGAAATGGAATCTCAGTTTTTCCCAATCCTGCATCTGATATATTAAATTTTATTTGGAGTAGCAAGGTTGAAGTTATCAAAATCAGATTGTTGAATAATGATGGTAAAGAAATGTTGTTGCATTTTCCAAGTCAAAATGGAGATGGGGCAGCTCTTAATATTGAAAAATTTCAACCGGGGCTTTATCTGTACCATTTAGAGATGAAAAGTGGTGACACGTTGAAAGGTAAAGTAGTAATTATCAAATAA
- a CDS encoding response regulator transcription factor produces the protein MPHTSKKILIVDDEPNIVLALKYLMEEAGFEVDCCYNGDTAIEMVTDLLPDLVILDVMMPGRDGYSVAKYIRSQSTLNKTSILFLTAKGTTQDKMEGYDSGAESYIVKPFDNDDIVIKVQEVLGVNM, from the coding sequence ATGCCACATACTTCAAAAAAAATTCTGATTGTAGATGATGAGCCTAATATTGTTTTGGCACTTAAGTACCTTATGGAAGAAGCAGGCTTTGAAGTAGATTGCTGCTATAATGGTGATACTGCCATAGAAATGGTAACAGATTTATTACCCGATCTTGTCATTCTGGATGTGATGATGCCGGGCCGGGATGGCTATTCTGTGGCTAAATACATCCGAAGCCAGTCCACCCTAAATAAAACTTCTATTCTATTTTTAACCGCGAAAGGGACGACTCAGGATAAAATGGAAGGATATGATTCCGGTGCAGAAAGCTACATTGTCAAGCCATTTGACAATGATGATATAGTAATAAAAGTACAGGAAGTACTTGGCGTAAATATGTAA
- the acs gene encoding acetate--CoA ligase has product MTLQIKSIEQYHEAYQKSVEDPEGFWAEQAETFTWHQKWHTVLKNDFIMPDVRWFEGGKLNITENCLDRHIATKGDQTAILWESNEAYEPSIKYTYRQLLAEVNKCANALKAHGVKKGDRICFYMPMIPQVAIAMLACARIGAIHSVVFAGFSANALADRIKDSECKMVICSDYNRRGPKNIPVKEVVDEAIAMGCDSVEKVLVYRTTGGKVNWNKDLDLWWHETVDGMSTECAAESMDAEDMLFILYTSGSTGKPKGVVHTCGGYMVYTCYSFKNVFQYQNGDVYWCTADVGWITGHSYIIYGPLLAGATTLMFEGVPGHPDAGRFWHVCEKHRVNQFYTAPTAIRALMAAGWHEPEKYDLSSLKVIGSVGEPINEEAWHWYDDKVGRGHAPIVDTWWQTETGGIMITPMPGITDAKPCFASYPLPGVQPCILDANGNELIGNDVEGLLCIKFPWPSILRTTYGDHERCRTNYFAAFHNMYFTGDGAKRDEEGRYRIIGRVDDVINVSGHRIGTAEVEDAIDQHSGVVESAVVGYPHDIKGQGIYAYVKPHHEVVDEDHFRKEILAVVTKHIGPIAKPDMIQFVTQLPKTRSGKIMRRILRKIAEGQTDQLGDTSTLLNPECVEELKAGALV; this is encoded by the coding sequence ATGACTTTACAAATAAAATCCATCGAACAATACCACGAAGCCTACCAAAAAAGTGTCGAAGATCCGGAAGGATTCTGGGCAGAACAGGCAGAAACTTTCACCTGGCATCAGAAATGGCATACGGTACTTAAAAATGATTTTATCATGCCGGATGTCAGATGGTTTGAAGGAGGGAAACTGAATATTACGGAAAACTGTCTCGACCGTCACATCGCCACCAAAGGTGATCAGACGGCTATCCTTTGGGAATCCAATGAAGCTTACGAACCATCTATAAAATATACTTACAGGCAGCTTCTGGCTGAAGTCAACAAATGTGCAAACGCCCTGAAAGCACACGGTGTCAAAAAAGGCGACCGGATTTGTTTTTACATGCCTATGATACCGCAAGTGGCCATTGCTATGCTGGCTTGTGCACGTATTGGTGCAATACACTCTGTGGTATTTGCAGGTTTTTCTGCCAATGCATTGGCAGATCGTATCAAAGATTCTGAATGCAAAATGGTGATTTGTTCTGATTACAACAGACGTGGTCCCAAAAATATTCCTGTCAAAGAAGTAGTGGATGAAGCTATCGCTATGGGATGTGATTCGGTAGAAAAAGTATTGGTCTATCGGACTACAGGTGGCAAGGTCAATTGGAATAAGGATCTTGATCTGTGGTGGCACGAAACCGTGGACGGCATGAGTACAGAATGTGCTGCCGAATCCATGGATGCCGAAGATATGTTATTCATACTTTACACTTCCGGCTCTACCGGAAAACCCAAAGGTGTTGTCCATACTTGCGGAGGATATATGGTGTACACTTGTTACTCATTCAAAAATGTGTTTCAATATCAGAATGGAGACGTGTATTGGTGTACGGCTGATGTTGGATGGATTACCGGACATTCTTACATTATTTATGGTCCGTTGCTGGCAGGTGCTACAACGCTGATGTTCGAAGGTGTCCCGGGTCATCCGGATGCAGGAAGATTCTGGCACGTTTGCGAAAAGCACCGGGTCAACCAATTTTATACAGCTCCGACAGCGATCAGAGCACTAATGGCAGCAGGATGGCACGAACCCGAAAAATACGATCTTAGTTCGCTCAAAGTCATCGGCTCAGTAGGCGAACCGATCAATGAGGAAGCTTGGCATTGGTACGATGATAAAGTCGGTCGTGGACATGCTCCTATTGTCGATACCTGGTGGCAAACTGAAACAGGTGGTATCATGATCACACCAATGCCCGGTATTACAGACGCCAAACCATGCTTTGCTTCTTACCCGCTTCCGGGTGTTCAACCATGCATTTTGGATGCAAATGGGAATGAATTGATTGGAAATGATGTGGAAGGACTTTTGTGTATAAAATTTCCCTGGCCATCGATACTCAGGACTACTTACGGCGATCATGAAAGGTGCAGAACCAACTATTTTGCAGCTTTCCACAATATGTATTTTACCGGTGATGGTGCCAAAAGAGATGAAGAAGGCCGATACCGTATCATAGGCAGAGTAGATGATGTCATCAATGTTTCAGGCCATAGGATAGGAACTGCTGAAGTGGAAGATGCCATAGACCAACATTCAGGCGTTGTAGAATCGGCTGTCGTGGGTTATCCACACGACATCAAAGGTCAGGGTATTTATGCTTATGTAAAACCCCATCACGAAGTAGTGGATGAAGATCATTTCAGAAAAGAAATTCTGGCAGTCGTCACCAAACACATAGGTCCGATCGCCAAACCTGACATGATACAATTTGTCACACAGCTACCCAAAACCCGTTCAGGGAAAATTATGCGTCGCATCCTTCGCAAAATAGCCGAAGGTCAGACAGATCAACTCGGCGATACTTCCACCTTACTAAATCCTGAGTGTGTAGAAGAGTTAAAAGCGGGAGCACTTGTATGA
- a CDS encoding T9SS type A sorting domain-containing protein — MTLGEYVPEYGQIFLYDMTGRQVHTQRIWYGQNNVDMSRLSPGMYVGHITDKGRLIRTVKVVKGE; from the coding sequence GTGACACTGGGAGAGTACGTCCCTGAATACGGGCAGATATTTTTGTATGACATGACTGGCAGACAGGTACACACACAGCGTATCTGGTACGGACAGAATAATGTGGACATGAGCAGGCTCTCACCAGGAATGTACGTAGGGCATATTACTGACAAAGGAAGATTGATCAGGACAGTGAAGGTGGTGAAGGGGGAATAG
- a CDS encoding acetate--CoA ligase, with amino-acid sequence MSYLSKYDQSISEKEEFWSSEAQKINWFTFPDTILSKDGDDLYRWYAGGKMNTSYLALDVHVEQGRGEQIALIYDSPVTGVKKKYTYKELLDEVSLFAGALKSLGVEKGDRIVIYMPMVPEAVIGMLACARIGAVHSVVFGGFAAHELAIRINDARPKYILMASGGKETDKIIPYKPIVDAAIKEAYFKPDGCIVLQRDFVPCSMQQDFDLDWETLVANATPATYEIMDACDPLYILYTSGTTGAPKGIVRDNGGHAVALNTSMEYVYNADPGSVYWAASDIGWVVGHSYIVYGPLIRGCTTILFEGKPIRTPDAGTFWRVIEEYRVNTFFTAPTAIRAIKKEDFEGALFHKYNLSSLKYLFLAGERTDIATYEWASAMLNRPVIDHWWQTESGYPMLANLAGVGLIPVKPGSAGKPMFGFDIRILSQDHDFMPPNQEGAVVIKLPLPPGCLPGLWNDNERFVSSYLSDFPGYYFSGDGGYRDDDGYIYITGRMDDVINVAGHRLSTSEMEEIVAGHYAVAECAVVGCYDEMKGQLPVGFVVLKHSYDRQSDQIALELVAKVRDTIGAVAAFKTVHFVERLPKTRSGKILRKIIRAIADDVPYQVPSTIEDMTVLDELKWVLSEK; translated from the coding sequence ATGTCTTACCTATCCAAATACGACCAAAGTATCTCTGAAAAAGAAGAATTCTGGAGTTCAGAAGCGCAGAAAATTAATTGGTTTACCTTTCCGGATACGATTCTGAGTAAAGATGGAGATGATTTGTATCGATGGTATGCCGGTGGCAAAATGAATACATCCTATCTGGCATTAGATGTTCATGTGGAGCAGGGAAGGGGCGAACAAATAGCTTTGATTTATGACTCGCCTGTGACGGGTGTGAAAAAGAAATATACTTATAAGGAGCTTTTAGATGAAGTATCATTGTTTGCAGGTGCACTAAAATCACTGGGTGTGGAAAAAGGCGACCGTATTGTTATCTACATGCCTATGGTACCGGAAGCTGTCATAGGAATGCTCGCATGTGCCAGAATTGGTGCAGTACATTCCGTTGTTTTTGGTGGATTTGCAGCACATGAATTGGCGATAAGAATCAATGATGCCCGACCAAAATATATACTCATGGCTAGTGGTGGCAAAGAAACAGACAAGATCATTCCTTATAAACCTATAGTCGATGCGGCCATAAAAGAAGCGTATTTCAAACCGGATGGTTGCATTGTTTTGCAGAGAGATTTTGTCCCATGCAGCATGCAACAAGACTTTGATTTGGATTGGGAAACTTTAGTGGCAAATGCAACACCAGCAACTTATGAAATCATGGATGCTTGTGATCCACTTTATATATTGTACACATCAGGCACCACAGGCGCACCCAAGGGCATCGTCCGTGACAATGGTGGACATGCAGTTGCACTCAACACAAGTATGGAATATGTCTATAATGCGGATCCAGGAAGTGTCTATTGGGCAGCTTCTGATATTGGTTGGGTAGTAGGTCATTCATACATCGTTTATGGGCCATTGATCAGAGGTTGTACGACGATCCTTTTTGAAGGAAAACCTATTCGAACACCCGATGCAGGCACTTTCTGGCGTGTCATAGAAGAATATAGAGTCAACACATTTTTTACTGCCCCCACAGCCATTCGAGCCATCAAAAAAGAAGATTTTGAAGGCGCATTATTTCATAAATACAATCTGTCATCCCTTAAATATTTATTCCTTGCCGGTGAAAGAACTGATATAGCCACGTATGAATGGGCAAGTGCGATGCTTAATCGGCCTGTCATAGATCATTGGTGGCAAACAGAGTCAGGTTATCCTATGTTAGCTAATCTCGCAGGCGTAGGATTGATTCCGGTAAAACCAGGTTCAGCAGGTAAACCTATGTTTGGATTTGACATAAGAATATTGTCACAGGATCATGATTTTATGCCACCCAATCAAGAAGGAGCTGTAGTCATCAAACTGCCGCTACCACCGGGATGTTTGCCGGGATTATGGAATGACAATGAAAGATTTGTATCATCATATTTATCAGATTTTCCTGGATATTATTTTTCCGGAGATGGTGGATATCGGGATGATGATGGATATATTTACATCACAGGACGTATGGACGATGTCATCAATGTGGCAGGTCATAGATTGTCCACCAGTGAGATGGAAGAAATTGTCGCAGGTCATTACGCTGTCGCAGAATGTGCTGTAGTAGGATGTTATGATGAGATGAAAGGTCAATTGCCTGTAGGATTTGTGGTACTCAAACATAGTTATGATCGACAGTCAGATCAGATTGCATTAGAACTTGTAGCCAAAGTCAGAGATACGATAGGCGCCGTTGCAGCCTTCAAAACAGTACATTTTGTTGAACGATTGCCTAAAACACGATCAGGAAAAATCTTACGTAAAATCATCAGAGCCATCGCAGACGACGTTCCTTATCAGGTGCCATCAACGATAGAAGATATGACGGTTTTGGATGAATTAAAATGGGTGTTGAGTGAGAAATAA
- a CDS encoding histidine kinase yields MDASIVILVSLFYLLLLFGVAIYANKLSKVGQSIVNNPYVYSLSLAVYCTVWTYYGSVGRAAETGLGFATVYLGPTIMAPIWYMIMRKIILISKQLRVTSIADFLSSRYGKSTFIGVITTVILVFGIIPYISIQLKAIGYSFDIITNQGNNNDFWDSSTFYKDKVNYFTILLAAFTILFGTRNLDPNERHEGLIAAIALESIVKLIAFLAAGVFVVYFLYEGLGDIFQKGITHPSTSHLITLNTGPAASTNWFWVLVLSAVSVMFLPRQFHVSVVENNNVSFVRQASWLFPLYLFLISFFVLPIAIAGKLSLPAGSEPDMYVLSLPLFYGHEWLALLVYIGGFSAAASMVVVSVISLSIMVSNNLLMPFLLKTRTAAIEGYALLSDRLLYIRRMVIIVILFLAYGFYKSVSSNFPLVSIGLISFTAILQLAPAVIGGMYWSRANKKGAIAGLMAGFFIWFVTLPIPTMAESGIISKELLTEGYFSISWLKPYALFGLENVDHISNACIWSMIFNIGLFVVISIITTQDVDELAQGDIYVNIEKYSNSPDMEVIKREASVQKLKQLLVRYLGSTKTRSLLKAYNGKLSDKNDDNASQEFINYVEKTLTGAFGSASANLLLSTDIRQQSVTLEQLNELLNQTKDILEYSQALEEKTAELTKTTKELAAVNTQLKQLDVLKAEFISTVTHELRTPITSIRSFAQMMEKKEDLDSEKKKEFLAIILKECDRIKRLINQVLEVEKIDAEITTTGEYSSIDSTIRLALKRLQPQIDDKDVDLTYQTKDESLMISLNEDKMLQVMLNLLSNALKFCDNDNGIIKISIDKDDENNNACLKVYNNGQYISEEYQHKIFEKFTKVKDGNLANPEGSGLGLYITRKFVEQAGGKVRFISSENEGTTFILDFPIYDNSDIS; encoded by the coding sequence ATGGATGCAAGCATAGTTATTTTAGTTTCCCTATTTTACCTTCTTCTACTTTTTGGCGTCGCTATATATGCTAATAAATTGTCAAAAGTCGGACAAAGCATCGTCAACAACCCTTATGTTTACTCGCTTTCGTTGGCTGTTTATTGCACTGTCTGGACTTATTATGGTAGTGTAGGACGTGCAGCTGAGACAGGATTAGGTTTTGCAACTGTTTACTTAGGCCCTACGATTATGGCGCCAATCTGGTATATGATTATGCGTAAAATTATCCTGATTTCCAAACAATTAAGGGTTACATCTATTGCAGATTTCCTCTCTTCCAGATATGGCAAAAGTACGTTTATTGGCGTAATAACTACAGTAATATTAGTATTCGGCATCATACCATATATTAGCATCCAACTCAAAGCCATTGGCTATAGCTTTGATATCATTACCAATCAAGGAAATAATAATGACTTTTGGGATTCTTCCACTTTTTACAAGGATAAGGTCAATTATTTTACCATTTTACTGGCTGCATTCACCATCCTTTTTGGAACGCGTAATCTTGATCCCAACGAAAGGCATGAAGGATTGATTGCCGCAATAGCATTAGAGTCTATTGTCAAACTGATTGCTTTTCTGGCAGCAGGAGTTTTTGTAGTCTATTTTCTGTATGAGGGACTCGGTGATATATTTCAGAAAGGCATCACTCATCCCTCTACATCCCATCTCATCACCCTGAATACGGGTCCGGCAGCTTCGACCAATTGGTTTTGGGTACTGGTATTATCGGCAGTTTCTGTCATGTTTTTGCCCCGGCAGTTTCACGTTTCAGTCGTTGAAAACAACAATGTTTCATTTGTCCGACAGGCATCCTGGTTATTCCCATTGTACTTATTTCTCATCAGTTTTTTTGTGCTTCCTATTGCCATTGCCGGAAAGTTATCATTGCCCGCAGGATCAGAACCTGATATGTACGTACTGAGTCTTCCATTGTTCTACGGTCATGAATGGTTGGCTTTACTCGTGTATATAGGTGGATTTTCGGCTGCTGCAAGTATGGTAGTGGTATCGGTTATATCACTCAGCATTATGGTTTCCAATAATCTCTTGATGCCGTTTTTGCTCAAGACAAGGACAGCGGCAATCGAAGGATACGCTTTGCTTTCAGATAGATTATTATATATCAGAAGAATGGTAATCATTGTAATTTTATTTTTGGCATATGGATTTTATAAGTCAGTGAGTAGCAATTTTCCTTTGGTATCGATTGGTCTTATTTCATTTACAGCCATATTGCAATTGGCACCTGCTGTGATAGGAGGTATGTATTGGTCCAGAGCAAACAAAAAAGGAGCAATCGCAGGTCTTATGGCAGGTTTTTTTATTTGGTTTGTCACCCTTCCTATTCCTACTATGGCAGAGAGTGGTATTATTTCAAAAGAATTATTGACAGAAGGTTACTTTTCGATTTCATGGCTGAAGCCTTACGCTCTTTTTGGATTGGAAAATGTGGATCATATTTCCAATGCATGTATTTGGAGTATGATTTTTAATATTGGTCTTTTTGTAGTTATTTCTATTATAACCACTCAGGATGTGGACGAACTCGCACAAGGAGATATTTATGTCAATATCGAAAAATATTCCAACTCTCCTGATATGGAAGTCATAAAACGCGAAGCTTCCGTACAAAAACTAAAACAACTTCTGGTGAGATATCTTGGAAGTACAAAAACCCGGTCTTTACTTAAAGCTTACAATGGTAAACTCAGTGACAAAAACGATGACAACGCCAGCCAGGAATTTATCAATTATGTTGAAAAAACATTGACAGGTGCTTTCGGTTCTGCTTCAGCAAATCTTCTTTTAAGCACAGACATCAGGCAGCAGAGTGTCACTTTAGAACAACTAAATGAACTCCTGAATCAAACCAAAGATATACTGGAATATAGCCAGGCTTTGGAAGAAAAAACAGCCGAACTTACCAAAACCACGAAGGAACTCGCCGCTGTAAATACACAGTTGAAGCAACTCGATGTACTCAAAGCAGAGTTTATATCTACTGTCACACACGAACTCCGAACGCCTATCACTTCTATCAGATCTTTTGCACAGATGATGGAGAAAAAAGAAGACCTGGATTCGGAGAAAAAGAAAGAATTTCTCGCTATTATCCTCAAAGAATGCGATCGTATCAAACGTTTGATTAATCAGGTACTGGAAGTGGAAAAAATTGATGCTGAAATCACAACAACCGGCGAATATTCATCCATAGATAGCACGATAAGATTAGCATTAAAACGGCTTCAACCACAGATAGATGATAAAGATGTTGACCTAACTTATCAGACGAAAGATGAATCGTTGATGATCAGCCTTAATGAAGATAAAATGCTGCAAGTAATGCTAAATTTACTCTCCAATGCTTTAAAATTTTGTGATAATGATAACGGCATAATTAAGATCTCAATTGATAAAGATGATGAAAATAATAACGCCTGTTTAAAGGTATATAACAACGGTCAATACATTTCTGAAGAATACCAACACAAGATATTTGAAAAATTCACAAAGGTAAAAGATGGCAATCTTGCCAATCCGGAGGGCAGTGGGTTGGGTCTATATATCACACGTAAATTTGTTGAACAAGCAGGTGGTAAGGTGCGTTTTATATCTTCTGAAAACGAAGGAACCACTTTTATTCTCGATTTTCCGATTTATGATAACTCTGATATATCATGA